AGTGCAATCTAAACCTATGCCACGTTCTGATGGGACCAGTTACAATTTAGCATTTCAATAACATGCAACTTGACACTGGCTGATGCAGTGTGTTGTATACGGTCAGAATTGGGGTACCTGTTAACAGCCTTAAAGCATCCAGGTAAAATGTGTATAACTTGACAGTGTATGAGCCTTAAATTCAAGGCATAACTAAGTGGTCAGACATACTCATGACAAGTCAACTTAAATCTAGCAATACCCTTTGCAGTCACAGAAGACTGTTTCTATAGCATGTCATTGTTCTCTATAGCATATGTGCTCAGCTATGCCGGCCGTGTGCCATTTCAAGTGAAGTACTACAAAAAGCTTGTCTACAGAGGCTTTATAAGTTATGGAACGATAAAGGGGGAATCTGTAGTTGAGCCATTAATTTTGGAATACAACTTGCCTCGAGATTGCTTGACGCAATATCTAGTAACActagcctcaacatggttaatTATTTTTGATCTCATGGTCACGCCTTGCTACCAAAAAGCAGTCTATGAAGCCGAGTGCTTAAATTAGTCAAGCCACATCCTGCAGCAGTTAACTGAAAGTGGCCACGGTTAGAACTGCTGATCACCCCTTAAAGGCCAACATGCGTCTTAAGTGACATGAAAGCGTCGCACACAAAGCATTTACCTAGCCAACTTAGTTACCAAACAAAGTCCTCACTTGTGATATAATCCCCAAACTGGATGCAGCCACATCCCATATCAATCAGGACAAGGTACAGAGTGTAAGAAAATATTTATTAAGAACCAGACTTAATTATATTCACAAACACCAATCACTCCCGATTCAGTCAGTGGTTTCATTTGTTCTTGTGGAGAGAATAAAATGAAGCTAGATCTCATCTAGGAATATGACATGTAGAACAGATTTCTCCATCTCATACCATTGTATGGAGAGTGACTGGGGTCTGGACCTAAGTGGTTCCTTTAGGTTGGTTCATTTGCCAGCTGAAGACTTTGATGTATTTAGCCCTAGGGTTGATGCCAGGCATTTCCCTCCCAGGACTAAGGCCTGTGTTGGAAGTAGTTGTGGAGGTCAACGGTCTTCTGGTGGTGGTGAGGGTAGTGGGTGGAAATGCTATGATTGGACAGAGAGTCAGGTGTAAAACACTGTAGCAGTTACCACCCTCTTTAGCTGCACAACTACCGAACACTTACTTGTTACAGGAACTCTAGTCAAGATGGTGCCAACTCCTGGAGAGTCTGCATCAAACCGCCAATATGCAAACAGCTTGTATAGGTCACTCAGTGGATAGACACACCGAACTGTAATCCTAAAAGAGAGCTGAACATTAAAGCCACAAGTGCCTGTAGTGAGAGTTAATGACTGACGTGAATATTTATTTTAACCAATGAGGCAGTAGATTATTAGTGAAGTCACGTACACAGAGGCAGTATCCCTGGTTTTGACTGGTGCATTCACAGATTGGCTCTTGTGCTCAACATTGATCTCATTTTCATAGGTAACATGCTGATGGTCAACCTAGATGACAAGAGGACATCACAAGCCTGAACATAATTCAATGAAAATTATCAAACTATTGCAAGCCATGTCTATAAACGAAATAGTTGTTCCCTTGTCAGGCCTCATGAGAAATATAGACACCGGTCAGTCAAAGTGAATATTAATTTAAATATTCAGCCTGTATGCTGACTGTTTGAGATTGAGGCTTGCTAATCTCATGGACCGATCCTGCACCTGAACCAATGACATGATGCATTGATAACAGCAGTAGTTCCTGCGTTTATTTTGCAGGTTATTTGGACGCATCAGGATTGGGCAAATTCTAAGACATAAATAACCAGAACTAAGTCATGCAGCTGAACAAATTAAGCAAGATGAGTTCTGGGTTACCAGATTAGATGCTGACAAACTTATTTGAAGTAGTCACTGGTAGGGCCAGTCACTTGACCATTTGAATGATTCAAATTGTATGGGTTGGACAGTTATACCTGGACCCTGGTACCACAGGTGTGGAGTCCAAAGCTAAAGAGAACCCTGGTGCCATCTGTCTCTTGAGGCCTGCAGGTAGAGTCCAGGAGAAAGGTTCTGTTGGGTTCAGCTCCAGGGATGGCCAGAGTCACATCAGTAACCACTGTCACCACCCCTTCAGTGGAACACACTAGAGAAAGTAGTGTTAGAGCTGGGCTAGAACAAAGTGAATGATCAACACTAAACAGTCAGGCAATAAATTAAGTTTCAGGCAAAGATGAGGCACTAGTAGTTACCTATGACCTCAGTAGTCTGGAAGAGACAAGCTTTGGCCGAGGAACTCTTGACCTCCAAGGTCTTAGGAAGTCGTGAGTGAATTTCAAATGAGCCGTAGAACTGCTTCAAATTGATGTCCTGGGAAAAAAGAGCAGATACATTATAACTCCTACTTGAGCCAACGACAAGCCAATTTAAGCGCTTGACCAATGAGCATCTCACCTTGTAAGAGTAGCCAACAGAGAAGAGGGGCACTTCCAGGGTCAGACTCTTGCTGTCATTCTGCATGATGTAGCCCCGCTTGGCTGCCAGATTTGTGGTGAGAATGTAGGGGCCAACACCCACCTCCCACAGGTAGTCAAATGGCTTATGGGCTATCTGGAAACTGATGCTTTTCTCATTGCAGACGCCTTTGAAGACCGGAGGAACTGACGAAGAGAAGATCGGCCCAATAGTTTAGTCAATAGTGCCAAAATGACATCAGGGGTAAACAGTGGTATATCGCTGGGCTGCGTCCACGTTAGGCAGGGGTCAGAACCAGAAGGCTCGGAAGACAATCTTGAGAAATAGAATTCCATCCCAGGTCTCTTAATAAAGTTCAAGTCAACTTACAGACATCATTGAACTGAGCCACAACTGAGGCCAGGTAGTAGtaaggctcctcgtgaggcaggatGACCAACGTGTAGTTGATGTCCATCGAGAACTGAAGAAGCCCCTCTGGAGAGTACTATGGATATGAACACTCATTGAGAAGCAAAATCTTATAGCCACAAAATAGGGGTGAATCTCAGGTCCCCAAAACCCATTGGAGAAAGTTCAGGGGAGGAACCTTGGATATCCTCCAATGAAAGTCACGAGGAAATACTGAGAAAAACCACAGTAGTTCATTAAAGAGTAAACATATACATTTCTCTTTACCAGCTTGTGAACAGCAGCATCCTCAAATGGCAGCCTGAGAATGTAGGCATGAAGGTTACTATTGGGCTGGGGGACCTTGGTTATGACGAGGCCACTTTTAGTCGCGTCTAGTATGGTGAAGTTGTGACCATTGAGCGTCACAGCCACCAGGTCAACATCGTAGTAGAGGTTCCCCAGGTAAACAGTAAACAAACGATCCTCAAGGACTGTTTCTGTGGTGGGAGAAGGACAACAGGGTCATTAGCAATCATGACCATGGAGCTGAAGAGCCACTTCGGATAGGTTAGTAGAACTTACGGTTAATGATGGTGAGGTGCTGGATCAGAAGGGGTGTGTTCATGGGCCTGTGGAGGCGGAGTCTGGTCTCCACACCACAGTCATCAAGAAAGATTTGTTCATAGTAGAGATGGACCACATAGAACTCATGGTACATGTtgcccatcacaaagctctgGAAGAGTTGAAACCGTTGTGAATTATCTGCCATTAGGTTATATGGTACAAAGTAGAATATTCAAGGTGTACAGAGGACATGAGTGACTGAAGCCATTTGCAGCTTCTCTGCATCAGAATAAAGGGCAAGTGTCTCCATGTGAATGGTCAGATGCCGGCCTAGTACGCTACTGACTTTTCTGTATCCTCCGGCAGCGTTGAAAGGGATGCTGATTTGGACAGTGGTGTCACTTATGTCCAGGCTGTAGCCTCGCTCTGCTGTGATGGGCTCATCCAGGAGCTGCCCATCCACCCCCATTGAGATCTTGCTGCTCTCCAAACCAGAGAGGCCAGAGACCAGCGGGGACAACAGAGTGGGGGTCTGCCAGACCAGCCCCGCCCCATCATACATCCCTTCATCTGGAAAGAGATTACAAGTGTTAAGACCATGTGAGCAATTCTTCCTCTGCCACTGAGTGATCGAAACATCTCACCGATCTGAAATAAGCAAATAATACTTTCACCCATGAAGTTAACTGTACCATCACTATTGCTTAAGACAAGCCAGTCCCTTCAGGTCTGAACCATGATTATGTGGAGCCTGATATTACACTGGAACTTACTTGTGCTGCACGCAACAATCCAGTCCACCATCATAACCACCCATCTCTGCCTGGAGAACAGTATGGGATGGACCACCTCCACCACTGAACCATTGATCTGGAATTGAATAAAGGATGAAGTGTACTTGCCAACAGTACAAAAGGGGCATTTCAGTAGTCTACATAAGTGGCTTCCT
This portion of the Oncorhynchus nerka isolate Pitt River unplaced genomic scaffold, Oner_Uvic_2.0 unplaced_scaffold_1905, whole genome shotgun sequence genome encodes:
- the LOC115133518 gene encoding uncharacterized protein LOC115133518 isoform X1; the protein is MAFGCWVGVFVLLSVWPSVSCSDLPRGAIETACRDRYLLVTTQLSFAGNEPRFEAVDAVGVHPITKQYGSECGYMFSILPLPGHAELRASYFSCHTDNQDDEVFTFSFNLITIDANGVEATYSVNATCSLPLPWSPREVSCEENYMEVSMRSDVSCLSGTTDAWTAALAKAHSSATSTWQVMFQQEGQQLIPMSFSEARELGYVFHLTQGRLVFRSPYTPRSVMGSVSMINGSVVEVVHPILFSRQRWVVMMVDWIVACSTNEGMYDGAGLVWQTPTLLSPLVSGLSGLESSKISMGVDGQLLDEPITAERGYSLDISDTTVQISIPFNAAGGYRKSFVMGNMYHEFYVVHLYYEQIFLDDCGVETRLRLHRPMNTPLLIQHLTIINQTVLEDRLFTVYLGNLYYDVDLVAVTLNGHNFTILDATKSGLVITKVPQPNSNLHAYILRLPFEDAAVHKLYSPEGLLQFSMDINYTLVILPHEEPYYYLASVVAQFNDVFPPVFKGVCNEKSISFQIAHKPFDYLWEVGVGPYILTTNLAAKRGYIMQNDSKSLTLEVPLFSVGYSYKDINLKQFYGSFEIHSRLPKTLEVKSSSAKACLFQTTEVIVCSTEGVVTVVTDVTLAIPGAEPNRTFLLDSTCRPQETDGTRVLFSFGLHTCGTRVQVDHQHVTYENEINVEHKSQSVNAPVKTRDTASVITVRCVYPLSDLYKLFAYWRFDADSPGVGTILTRVPVTTFPPTTLTTTRRPLTSTTTSNTGLSPGREMPGINPRAKYIKVFSWQMNQPKGTT
- the LOC115133518 gene encoding uncharacterized protein LOC115133518 isoform X2, whose product is MAFGCWVGVFVLLSVWPSVSCSDLPRGAIETACRDRYLLVTTQLSFAGNEPRFEAVDAVGVHPITKQYGSECGYMFSILPLPGHAELRASYFSCHTDNQDDEVFTFSFNLITIDANGVEATYSVNATCSLPLPWSPREVSCEENYMEAHSSATSTWQVMFQQEGQQLIPMSFSEARELGYVFHLTQGRLVFRSPYTPRSVMGSVSMINGSVVEVVHPILFSRQRWVVMMVDWIVACSTNEGMYDGAGLVWQTPTLLSPLVSGLSGLESSKISMGVDGQLLDEPITAERGYSLDISDTTVQISIPFNAAGGYRKSFVMGNMYHEFYVVHLYYEQIFLDDCGVETRLRLHRPMNTPLLIQHLTIINQTVLEDRLFTVYLGNLYYDVDLVAVTLNGHNFTILDATKSGLVITKVPQPNSNLHAYILRLPFEDAAVHKLYSPEGLLQFSMDINYTLVILPHEEPYYYLASVVAQFNDVFPPVFKGVCNEKSISFQIAHKPFDYLWEVGVGPYILTTNLAAKRGYIMQNDSKSLTLEVPLFSVGYSYKDINLKQFYGSFEIHSRLPKTLEVKSSSAKACLFQTTEVIVCSTEGVVTVVTDVTLAIPGAEPNRTFLLDSTCRPQETDGTRVLFSFGLHTCGTRVQVDHQHVTYENEINVEHKSQSVNAPVKTRDTASVITVRCVYPLSDLYKLFAYWRFDADSPGVGTILTRVPVTTFPPTTLTTTRRPLTSTTTSNTGLSPGREMPGINPRAKYIKVFSWQMNQPKGTT
- the LOC115133518 gene encoding uncharacterized protein LOC115133518 isoform X3 produces the protein MAFGCWVGVFVLLSVWPSVSCSDLPRGAIETACRDRYLLVTTQLSFAGNEPRFEAVDAVGVHPITKQYGSECGYMFSILPLPGHAELRASYFSCHTDNQDDEVFTFSFNLITIDANGVEATYSVNATCSLPLPWSPREVSCEENYMEVSMRSDVSCLSGTTDAWTAALAKAHSSATSTWQVMFQQEGQQLIPMSFSEARELGYVFHLTQGRLVFRSPYTPRSVMGSVSMINGSVVEVVHPILFSRQRWVVMMVDWIVACSTNEGMYDGAGLVWQTPTLLSPLVSGLSGLESSKISMGVDGQLLDEPITAERGYSLDISDTTVQISIPFNAAGGYRKSFVMGNMYHEFYVVHLYYEQIFLDDCGVETRLRLHRPMNTPLLIQHLTIINQTVLEDRLFTVYLGNLYYDVDLVAVTLNGHNFTILDATKSGLVITKVPQPNSNLHAYILRLPFEDAAVHKLYSPEGLLQFSMDINYTLVILPHEEPYYYLASVVAQFNDVFPPVFKGVCNEKSISFQIAHKPFDYLWEVGVGPYILTTNLAAKRGYIMQNDSKSLTLEVPLFSVGYSYKDINLKQFYGSFEIHSRLPKTLEVKSSSAKACLFQTTEVIVCSTEGVVTVVTDVTLAIPGAEPNRTFLLDSTCRPQETDGTRVLFSFGLHTCGTRVQDYSSVCLSTE